From the genome of Medicago truncatula cultivar Jemalong A17 chromosome 2, MtrunA17r5.0-ANR, whole genome shotgun sequence:
CTTTCCTAAGTAGATAGCACATTCTTAGAAAATCACAAACGAACTGATTTTGTGCTAAAAGCACGCAACTTGACCAACAAGAATAAAGGCGTGGattccttaaataaaataacgcgTGCGAAAAACAAGGCAATGTGCAGGTCAACTGAACCATGCCAGGATGTTGGCACATTGTGTCCAACATCTCacttgaatatttgttttaggcAAAAGTGAAGCCAACATATAAATATCCAACACCCTTCCTCTCCTGAGATGAAGCCTTTGGTGTCTTGACGCCAACTTCTGTTAGATCGGCTACTGCGATCTCGGCGAGGATCTTCTCCCTGGACATGGCCAAGGGTGTGTACTCAGTGAAGTGACCGTTGGGTCGTTTTCCTTCACGAGTTGCTTTGCCTTCCCTCTTTTTCTCATGGAAGGGATTTTTGGAGGATTCAGCAGCAGGTTCCTCCTTCCTGGATTTGTTGAGGCTGTCCGCGTACAGCTCTTCTTCATATGCTATGTAGATCTTTGCGATCTCTAGGAACTCGTTGAGAGTCCAAGGGCGATCCAAGCTGACAACTTTCTTCACGTCTGTGCCTGCACGCAGACCCTTGGCAATGAGGTACTGCTTCATTGTTTCGTCGGCACCCCTTACCTGAACAACTTCTTTGTTGAACCTCTCGATGTAGTCTCGAAGAGGCTCACTCTTTCCTTGGACAATGGCTTCGAGGGAAGCTACCGTTTTCGGTTGCGTCCTTGAAGAGGTGAAGTGAGTCGTGAAATCGTAGCAAAGGTCACTCCATGATTCAATGGAGTTTCTCCGTAGGTGCTTGAACCAGGTGACATCTCCTCGTCGCAGTGTAGTGACGAAGAGTTTGCATTTTACGACGCCTTGCACCGATCTGTAAGTGAGAAATTTCTCGATGTTCTTGATGTGCTTGCCTGGATCAGTTGTCCCGTCGTGGGAGGATTTTCTAGCTTTAGGGGGATAGGAGCTTCTCGGATGTGCCGTGTGAATGAACCGTAAGCGTTATTGAGTGTCCTCAGAGCTAGAGGAAGACCAAGAGCGTCCGTTACGTCTTGGCGGGGATCCCCTTGGAGGGGATCGTCTAGGTGGAGATCTCCTTTGAGGGGACCGCCTGGGAGGAGAGCGCCTTGGAGGAGTTCGTCTGGGCGATCTCCTTCGGATCGACCTCCTGGTGTAACTAGGATATCTGACGCTTACTGAGTGTCGAGGGGATCTGGAACGTGACTGGCGAGGGCTCCTTCCTCTTCTGCTACGTATTGGGGAAGGAGTCCGTTTGGCTCGAACTAGAGGACATGCTTGCTCCAAATCTATCAGGCGTTGGTTCTGTTCCTCGATTAACGATGTTTGTCGTTGAACCGTGTGGAGCAGGTTGCTGACGAGGGCACCAGTTGACGTGGCATCTTCAAGTGTCTCTA
Proteins encoded in this window:
- the LOC112419420 gene encoding uncharacterized protein, which encodes MSSSKPSLSNLYLLEHRSVCRYTPLIHSKKHSDAFYHHLNHRIQSTDDHLLISSYPPKARKSSHDGTTDPGKHIKNIEKFLTYRSVQGVVKCKLFVTTLRRGDVTWFKHLRRNSIESWSDLCYDFTTHFTSSRTQPKTVASLEAIVQGKSEPLRDYIERFNKEVVQVRGADETMKQYLIAKGLRAGTDVKKVVSLDRPWTLNEFLEIAKIYIAYEEELYADSLNKSRKEEPAAESSKNPFHEKKREGKATREGKRPNGHFTEYTPLAMSREKILAEIAVADLTEVGVKTPKASSQERKGVGYLYVGFTFA